The Streptomyces sp. R28 region CTTGCCGTGGTCCCGCTGATGCCGGTGTGGCGCAACTTCTTCCTCGGCTCGGAGATGACCAAGGGCCCCTGGCCCATCCGCCGTCTCGACATCGAGAAGATGAAGAAGACGGCCGACGAAGAGCTGCGCAACATGGGCATCGTCCTCGACGACCTCGAGCAGCCCATCGGCACCCTGTCGGGGGGCCAGCGCCAGTGCGTGGCGATCGCCCGCGCCGTCTACTTCGGCGCCCGGGTGCTGATCCTGGACGAGCCCACCGCCGCCCTCGGCGTCAAGCAGTCCGGTGTGGTGCTGAAGTACATCGCCGCCGCCCGTGAGAAGGGCCTGGGCGTCATCTTCATCACCCACAACCCGCACCACGCCTACATGGTCGGCGACCACTTCAGCGTCCTGCGCCTGGGCACCATGGAGCTCAGCGCCTCCCGTGCCGAGGTCAGCCTCGAAGAGCTGACCAACCACATGGCCGGCGGCACCGAACTCGCCGCGCTCAAGCACGAGTTGAGCCAGGTCCGCGGCGTCGACGTCGAGGAACTCCCCGAAGCGGGAGACCTCACCGCAACCGTGGCGTCCTCGGAAGGGAAGTCCTGACATGCCCCCTGTGCTGGACCGCATCCGGGTCGGCTCGGCCCCGGACTCCTGGGGCGTCTGGTTCCCCGACGACCCCGTGCAGGTGCCCTGGGAACGCTTCCTCGACGAGGTCGCCGAGGCCGGCTACCCCTGGATCGAGCTGGGCCCGTACGGCTATCTGCCGACCGACCCGGCCCGCCTCACCGACGAGGTGAACAAGCGCGACCTCAAGGTGTCGGCAGGCACGGTCTTCACCGGCCTGCACCGCGGCCCCTCCGTCTGGGAGTCCACCTGGGCGCACGTCAGCCAGGTCGCCGCGCTCACCCAGGCCATGGGGGCGAAGCACCTGGTCGTCATCCCCTCCTTCTGGCGGGACGACAAGACCGCCGAGATCCTGGAGCCGCCGGAGCTCACCGGCGAGCAGTGGGCCCACCTGACCAAGGGCATGGAGCGGCTCGGGCACGAGGTGAAGGAGGCGTACGGTCTCGACATCGTCGTGCACCCGCACGCCGACACCCACATCGACACCGAGGCCCACGTCGAGCGCTTCCTCGACTCGACCGACTCCGACCTGGTCAACCTCTGCCTGGACACCGGTCACTACGCCTACTGCGGCGGGGACAGCGTCAAGCTGATCGAGACCTACGGCGAGCGCATCGGCTATCTGCACCTCAAGCAGGTGGACCCGGAGATCCTCGCGGACGTGGTGAAGAACGAGATCCCGTTCGGACCCGCGGTCCAGCGCGGTGTGATGTGCGAACCCCCGGCCGGTGTACCGGAGTTGGGGCCCGTCCTGGAGGCCGCGCAGAAGCTGAACGTGGACCTGTTCGCGATCGTCGAGCAGGACATGTACCCGTGCGAGCCGGACAAGCCGCTGCCCATCGCGGTCCGTACCCGCAAGTTCCTGAGGTCCTGCGGCGCCTGACGACCCGAAAGGACGGCCGATCACCATGACCCAGCGTCCGCACACGCTCGGAGTCGCAGTCATCGGTACCGGAAAGATGGGTGCGGACCATGTGCGCCGCATCCAGGAGGTCACCAGCGGGGCACGGGTGACCGCCGTCGTGGACGTCGACGCGGAGCGCGCCAAATCGGTCGCGGCCCGCGTCGACGGCTGCACCGCCCACACCGACCCGGCCGCCGCGATGGCGGCGGGCGACGTCGACGCGGTGATCGTCGCCTCGCCGGGCCCCGCCCACGAGGCGGCGCTCCTCACCGCCTTCGAGCACGACCTGCCGGTGCTGTGCGAGAAGCCCCTCACCCCCGACGCGGCCTCCGCGCTGCGGGTTCTGGAGGCCGAGCAGAAGCTCGGTCACCGCCGCGTCCAGGTGGGGTTCATGCGGCGCTACGACGCCGAGTACATGAAGCTCAAGTCCCTGCTGGAGACAGGCCAGTTGGGCCGTCCCCTGATGCTGCACAACCGGCACCGCAATGTCGCCAGCCCGCCCGGCTGGACGTCCGAGATGCTCATCAACGACTCCGTGACGCACGAGATGGACGTGACCCGCTGGCTGCTCGGCCACGAGATCACGGCCGTCACCGTGCTGACCCCGACGCCCTCCGACAACGCGCCGGACGGCATCCGCGACCCGCAGTTCGTGGTCTTCGAGACGGACGGCGGCGCGATCGTCGACGTCGAGATCTACGTCAACTGCGGCTTCGGCTACCAGGTCCAGGCCGAGGTCGTCTGCGAACGCGGCACCGCCCGCGTCGGCGACGGCCACGCCCTGGTCACCAACGCGGCCGGCCGCTGGGGCGGCATCATCGCCCAGGACTACATCGAGCGGTTCGCCGACGCCTACGACCGTGAGGTCCAGGCCTGGGTGGACGCCACCCGGCGCGGCGAGGTCACCGGGCCCACCGTGTGGGACGGGTACACCGTGGCCGCGGTGTGCGAGGCGGGCGTACGGGCGTTGGAGGAGGGCGGCCGGGTCCCGGTGGATCTGGTCGACCGGCCGGCGCTGTACCAGGGCTGACAAGAACGGTCGGGCGCCGGGGAACTCCCCGGCGCCCGACCGTTTTCCTTCAGAGCGCGGTACGCGGCCGCGGCTCGAAGCCCGCCGCGCGGTAGGACTCGTCGATCAGCGACATCGTCGCCAGGGCGTCGTCCGCGTCCAGCGCGAGCGGAGCGTCCCGGCGTATGTGCGCGGCGAACGCCTCCAGCTGGTAGGTGTACGACGAGCGCGTGCCCAGCCGCTCCGTCCGCTCCCCGTCCGCCGTACGCACCACGACCCGGTCGTCGCGGTGCGGCAGCACGAAGTTCGGCGCGAACGCCTCACCCCGGGAGCCGACGATCCGGCAGCTCATCTCCAGTTCGCCGTACGCCATGTGGCAGCGCGCCGACGCGGTCGCCCCGCCGGGGAACTCCAGGTCGGCGTCCAGCCACTCGTCGACGCCCGGCGCACCCGCACGCTCCCCGCCCCGCGCGGAAACGAGACGCGGCGCACCGCCCGCCCAGGGCGCGAGCATCCGCACCGCGTGCAGGCTGTAGCAGCCGAGGTCCATCACGGCGCCGCCCGCGAGCGTCAGCGACCAGCGCGGGTCCGAGTCGTCCGGCGCCGGGATCGCGACCAGCGTCTCCACCCGCTGCAGCTCGCCGAGTTCACCGCTCTCCAAGATCTCGTGCAGGCGTCGGGTGACCGGGTGGAAGAGGTAGTGGAACGCCTCCATGAAGACCGTCCCGGCCTTGGCCGCCGCCTGAAGCACCTCGGCGGCCTCCTCGGCGTTGCTCGCCGAGGGCTTCTCCGACAGCACATGCTTGCCGGCCGCAAGGGCGGCGAGGTTCCACGGCCCGTGCAGGCCGTTGGCGAGCGGGTTGTAGACGACCTCGACCTCGGGATCGGCGAGCAGGTCGGCGTAGGAGTCCACCACCCGCTCCACGTCGTGCTCGTCGGCGAACGCCTCGGCGCGGGACCGGTCGCGCGCGGCCACCGCCACGAGGCGGTGGCCGGTCGTCCGGGCCGGGCCGACGAGGGAGAGTTCGGTGATGCGTGCCGCGCCCAGTACCCCGATGCGCAGCGGTTCCCGGCCCGAGTCGCTCATGCCTGCCGTACCTCCTCGATCGTCACCGGACGGTGCTCGTGCAGCGACAGTGTGCACGCGTCGGCGATCCAGCCGGCCTCCAGCGCGTCCTCGATCGTGCACGGCGAGGGCCGGGTACCCGCCACGACCTCGGTGAACGCGGTGAGTTCGGCGCGGTAGGCCGCGGTGAAGCGGTCCATGAAGAAGTCGTGCGGGGTGCCCGCCGGGAAGGTCACGCCGGGCTCGACCGAGCGCAGCGGCAGCTTGTCCTCCAGGCCGACGGCGATGGAGTCCGTGAAGCCGTGGATCTCCATGCGGACGTCGTAACCCCGGGCGTTGTGGCGGGAGTTGGAGACCACCGCGATCGTGCCGTCGTCCAGCGTGAGGATCGCGCCGGTGGTGTCGGCGTCGCCCGCCTCCTTGATGTAGTCGGCGCCCTTGTTGCCGCCGACCGCGTACACCTCGGTCACCTCGCGGCCGGTCACCCAGCGGATGATGTCGAAGTCGTGCACCGAGCAGTCCCGGAAGATGCCACCGGAGGCGGCGATGTACCCGGCCGGCGGCGGCGCCGGGTCCAGGGTGGTCGAGCGGACCGTGTGCAGCTTGCCGAGCTCGCCGCTCTGCACGGCGGCGCGGGCGTTGACGAAACCGGTGTCGAAGCGGCGGTTGTAGCCGATCTGGATCGGCACGCCCTTGCCCTGGACGGCCTTCAGCACCTCGACACCCTCGGCCATGGTCCTGGCGACGGGCTTCTCGCAGAAGACCGGGATGCCGGCCTCGACGCCCGCCAGGATCAGCGCCGGGTGGGCGTCGGTCGCGGCCGCCACGACGATGCCGTCCACGCCGGCCGCCAGCAGGGCCTCGGGTGAGTCCACGACCTCGGCGCCGAACCGCTCCGCGGCGGCCTTGGCGGCGTCCGCGAACGGGTCGGTGACGACGAGGGAGTCGACCGCGTCGAGTCCGGAGAGGGTCTCGGCGTGGAAGGCGCCGATGCGGCCGAGGCCGAGGATTCCGATGCGCATGAGCTCTGCTGCTTTCCTGGTGTGTGGTTGCTGTTCGTTGCCGGGGCTCCGCCCCGGACCCGGTCGCCCTTCGGGCTCGTCCTCAATCGCCGGACGGGCTGGTTCAGTCCAGGCCGCCCAAGACGTTCTGGTCCCAGTCGATCACCGAGCCGGTGACCACCCCGGAGCGGTCCGAGAGCAGGAAGACCACGAAGTCGGCGATCTCGTCCGGCTGGCCCAGCTTGCCCATCGGCAGCTTGGCGGCAGCCTGCTCGCGCCAGTCGTCGGCGGCCCCGTGGAAGGTCTTCTGCGTGGCGTCCTCGCCCTCGGTCGCCGTCCAGCCGATGTTCAGGCCGTTGATCCGGATCCGGTCCCAGCGGTGCGCGTGCGCGGCGTTGCGGGTCAGCCCGATCAGGCCGGCCTTGGCGGAGACGTACGGTGCGAGGAACGGCTGCCCGCCGTGCGCCGAGGACGTGATGATGTTGACGATGGTGCCGGGATCCCCCCGCGCGACCATGTCCGAGACGGCGGCCTGCATCGCGAAGAACGGCGCCTTGAGGTTGATCGCGATGTGCTGGTCGAACAGCTCGGGCGTGGTGTCGAGCAGCGTGCCCCGGGAGGTCAGCCCCGCCGAGTTGACCAGGCAGTCGATCCGCCCGTACGCGTCGACGACCTCGGCGACGGACGCCTTCGCCTGCTCGGCGTCCGCGAGGTCGGCCCGTACGAACATGGCCTTGCCCCCGTCGGCGGTCAGCTCGGCCACCAGCGCCTCACCGGGCTCGGTGCGCCGCCCCGTGACGGCCACGACCGCCCCCGCGCGGACGGCCGCCCGCGCGATCGCCGCGCCGACGCCCTGACTGCCGCCGTTGACGAGGACGACCTTGTCGTCGAGAAGTCCCATGTCTTTTCCTGGTCCTTTCAGCTCTGGTCAGCTCTGACGCCGCTCGGCGCCGGCCCGCAGCTCTTCTCGCAGCGCCTCGGGAGTCCATCCCTCGCGCAGCGCGCGCCGTACGACGTCCGCCTGCGAGGGCGGGGCCAGGCCGGCCACCGGCGGATCGCTGTCGAGGTTCGTGGGGAAGGGGTAGCCCTCGGCGCTCGCGGCGATCACGTTCGCCAGCCAGGCCTCGTCCGCACCCTCGCCGCGGCGCTCGACCAGCACGGGGAACACCGCGTTCGCCACCGCCTCGCGGTCCACCGTCTCCATCGCCCGACCGAACGCCGAGGACACCTGCAGGAGGTTCGCCATGCGCCGGATGTCCGCCGAGCGGTTGGTGCCTGCCGCGTGGAACAGCGCCGGGTTGAAGAAGGCCGCGTCGCCCTTGGCTAGGGGGAGCTGGACGTGGTGCGCCTCGAAGTGGGCCTGGAAGTCCGGCAGCCGCCACGCCAGATAGCCCGGCTCGTACGTCTGCGAGTACGGCAGGTACATCGTCGGTCCGGACTCGACGGGCATGTCGCAGTGCGCGACGGCGCCCTGGAGGGTGAGCACGGGGGAGAGGCGGTGGACGTGGGCCGGGTACGCGGCCGCCACGTCGTTCGACAGGAACCCAAGGTGGTAGTCGCGGTGCACGGACTGGGCCGCGCCGCCCGGGTTGACCACGTTGACCTGCGAGGTCACCTGATAGCCGGGGCCGAGCCAGGCGGTGGAGACCAGAGCCAGGATGTCGTTGGCGTAGTAGTCGGCGAACGCCTCGGCGTCGTACAGCGCCGCCTTCTCCAGCGCGTTCCAGACCCGGTCGTTCGCGCCGGGCTTGGCGAAGTGGTCACCCGCGTCGGCGCCGGACGCGCGCTGCTCGGCGATCAGGGCGTCGAAGACCTCGGTGAGCCGGTCGACGACACCCGGGTCCGGGAAGGCGCCCTGGAAGACCACGATGCCGGGCCCCTCGGTGAGGGCGCGCACCAGCTCGGCCCGGACCTCCCGGCGGTCCCCGGCCCGAAGCAGCCGCTCACTGTCGTAGCGCAGGACGTCGCGCTCCACGGAGGCGGCGTACGGGTAGTCGGCGAGGTCGGTCGTCCGCTCGACGAGAGCGCGGAAGGAGTCGAGGTCGCAGTCCTGCTCGGACAGCCAGGCACGGCGGTGTACGGAGGTGAAGGACATCGGTGTCCTCTCGGTGACAGAAGCGACTCAGCGCTGTCATTCTTGTCATGACAATCCCCTCGAACAACCAGCAGGCGACCATCAAAAACCCCTCAAGGAGCCGTCGCATGGGTCACCCCTTCCCGATCCGGGAGATCGCACGTCAGGCGGGTCTGAGCGAGGCCACGGTGGACCGGGTCCTGAACGGCCGGGGAGGGGTGCGCGAGAGCACCGCGCGGGAGGTCCAGCAGGCGATAGCCGACCTGGACCGGCAGCGCACCCAGGTACGGCTGCTGGGCCGTACCTTCATGATCGACATGGTGGTGCAGGCGCCCGAGCGGTTCACCACCGCCGTACGCGCCGCCCTGGAGGCGGAGCTGCCGTCCCTGCACCCGGCCGTCGTGCGCTCACGCTTCCACTTCCGCGAGACGGGGCCGGTGCCGGAGCTGAGCCGGACGCTGGACCGCATCGCCCGGCGCGGCTCGCAGGGCGTGATCCTCAAGGCCCCGGACGTCCCCGAGGTCACCGCCGCCGTCACCCGGCTCGTGGCGGCGGACATCCCGGTGGTGACCCTGGTGACCGACCTGCCCTCCACCGCCCGCCTCGCCTACGTCGGCATCGACAACCGGGCCGCCGGCGCCACCGCCGCGTACCTGATGGGGCAGTGGCTGGGGGAGCGGCCCGGCAATGTGCTGACCAGCCTCAGCAGCGGCTTCTTCCGCAACGAGGAGGAGCGCGAGATGGGCTTCCGCAGCGCCATGCGCGCCCTCCACCCCGACCGCACGCTGGTCGAGATCGCCGAGGGGCAGGGCCTGGACGCCACCCAGTACGACCTGGTGCGGGCCGCGCTGGAACGCGACCCGGACATCCGTGCCGTCTACTCGATCGGCGGCGGGAACATCGCCACCCTGCGGGCCTTCGAGGAACTGGGCCGGCAGTGCGCGGTGTTCGTCGCGCACGACCTCGACCACGACAACACCCGGCTGCTGCGCGAACACCGCCTGTCCGCCGTACTCCACCACGATCTGCGCCACGACATGCGCGAGGCCTGCCACATCGTGATGCGGGCGCACGGCGCGCTGCCGCCCGCGGGACCCACGCTGCCGTCGGCGATCCAGGTGGTGACGCCGTACAACATGCCCACGCCCATCCGGTGACGGTCGGGGCCCTCGCCCTGGCGTGTATCCCCGCTCGGCAGGTCCCGGCTCCCTACCGTCGTGCGCATGTGGAAATCGAACCCGGACGGCGGCCCCGAGCGGTTGGTGGCGCTCGCCGACGGCGTGTTCGCCATCGCGATCACCCTGCTCGTCCTGGATCTCTATGTGCCGCGCGGACTGGACACGCAGGAGTACCACGAGGCGCTGCGCGAGCTGCTCCCCGACCTCGGCGCCTACGCGCTCAGCGTGGCGGTGCTGGGCGGCTTCTGGCGCGACCACCGCAGGATCTTCCGCTCCGTACGGCAGGTCGACGGACAGGTCATGGCGCTGTCCCTGCTCGGCCTGGGCGCCGCCGCGCTGCTGCCCTTCCCCACCAGGCTGGTCTCCGAGTACGGCGCGGAACCCGCCTCGGTCGCGATCTACGCCGCGGCGGTCGCGGCCCTCGGCGCCGCCCACCTCGCACTGGTCGCCGTCCTGGCCGGGCGCCCGTGGCTGCGCGGCGACTTCACTCCCGCGGGCGGCTTCCGGCTCTACGCCCTCGACCTCGCCGTGACGGTGGTCGTGTTCCTCCTCACCATCCCGCTGACGCTGGTGGCCGGGGCCGACGCCGCGTTGTGGTGGCTCGTCCTGATCCCGGTCAAGGTCACCCTCGGCCGACGCGCCCGCCGCTGACCCTCCCCGCTACGCGTCCACGTCCACCCAGGCGCCGTTCCGCGCCGACCGCACCATCGCGTCCAGTACGGCGGCGCTGCGCACGGCGTCGGCCGGCGTGGCCCCGTGCGGGGTGCCCTCGGCGACCGAGCGCAGGAAGCGGTACGCCTCGACGACCTTCAGGTCGTCGTAGCCCATGGCGTTCGCCGCGCCCGGCTGGAAGGCGCCGAACTCGCCGTCGCCCGGGCCGACGTACACCGTGCTGACCGGCTGGTCCTGGTAGGTGGTGCCGCGGCTGACGCCCAGCTCGTTCATCCGGCGGAAGTCCCAGAAGACCGCGCCCTTGGTGCCGTGCACCTCGAAGCCGTAGTTGTTCTGCTCGCCGACCGAGACCCGGCAGGCCTCCAGGACGCCGCGCGCGCCCGAGGCGAAGCGCAGCAGGCAGTTGACGTAGTCCTCGTTCTCGACGGGGCCGAGCTCGCCGCCGGTGGCGCGGGCGTGGCCGGCGGTGGCGCCGGTGGGGCGGGCCCGCTCGGGGATGAACACGGCCGTGTCGGCGGTCAGCGACGCGATGTCACCGAGCAGGTACCGGGCCAGGTCCGCGCCGTGCGAGGCGAGGTCGCCCAGCACGCCGCTGCCGCCGCGCTCCTTCTCGTAGCGCCAGGTCAGGGCACCCTCGGGGTGAGCCGCGTAGTCGCTGAAGAGGCGGAGGCGCACATGGGTGACCGTGCCGATCTCGCCGGCGGCGATGAGCGCGCCGGCCGCCTCGACGGCGGGCGCGTTGCGGTAGTTGAAGCCGACCGCGCCCTGGACGCCGGCCTTGGCGACGGCGTCGGCGACCGCCCGGGCGTCCGCGACCGTCAGGCCCACCGGCTTCTCGATCCAGATGTGCTTGCCGGCCTCGGCCATCGCCACACCGATCTCGCGGTGCAGAAAGTTCGGGGCGGTGATGCTCACGGCCCGCACGCGCGGATCGGCGGCCACCTCGCGCCAGTCGCGGGTCGTCGAGGCGAACCCGAACTGGGCTGCGGCCTCCTCGGCCCGGCCCGGCACGTCCTCGGCGACGACCACGAGCTCCGGCCGCACCGCCAGCTGCGGGTAGTGGTGCGGGACGCGGGCGTAAGCCTGGGTGTGCACCCGGCCCATCCAGCCGAATCCGACAACGGCGACGCCAAGCGTGTCCACCATGACTGGGAGCCCCTCTTTGGACCGTTCCAACTTCTTCCCGCCCACCTTGAGGGCCGGTCTTCGCGGGTGTCAACCCCTCCCTGGCCCTTTGACAACGCAATGGCGCCCATGGAACGGTCCATGCCATGAGACCGCCGACGATCCGCGACGTGGCCGACCGGGCCGGCGTCTCCAAGTCGCTGGTCTCGCTGGTGCTGCGCGGCTCCGACCAGGTGCGGCCGGAGAAGCGGGACGCCGTCCTGCGTGCCGTACGCGAACTCGGCTACCGCCCCAACGCCGCAGCGCGCAGCCTCAGCGAGCAGCGCACCCGCACGGTCGGCGTCCTCCTGAACGACCTGCGCAACCCGTGGTTCGTCGACATGCTCGACGGCCTCAACTCGCTCCTGCACGACAACGGCCTGCACATGCTGCTCGCCGACGCCCGCCTCAACCGCCGCACCGGCCAGGATCCCGCCGGCCCCTTCCTCGATCTGCGGGTCGACGGCCTGGTCGTGGTGGGCACCCTCCCCGACCCGGCCGCGCTCGAAGCGGTGGCCGCGCGGATCCCGGTCGTGGTGGCCGGTGCCCGCGAGCCGGTTCCGGCCGGCGTCGACGTGGTGGCGGGCGACGACGAACAGGGCGCCCGTCTGGTCGCCGAGCACCTCATCGGCCTCGGGCACCGGCGCATCGCGCACATCGCGGGATACGGCGCGGTGGGCGAGCTGCGCCGACGGAGCTTCGAGGCGACGATGCGGGAGCACGGCCTCGTGGACGAGGCGGTCGTCGAGCCCAGCGACATGACCGAGGAGGGCGGCTACCGCACCACCGTCCGCCTGCTCAGCCGCCCAAAGCGGCCCACGGCCGTCTTCGCCGTCAACGACATCGCCGCCATCGGCGCGCTCTCCGCGGCCGAGGAACTGGGGCTGCGCGTCCCGCGCGACCTGTCGATCGTCGGCTACGACAACACGAGCATTGCCCGCCTGCGCCACGTGTGGCTCACCACGGTCGACAACACCAGCCACGAGGTCGGCCGCCGCGCGGCCCGCTGCCTCCTGGAGCGCTTCGAGGGCGCCGGAGGGCACGGACGGATCCAACTCGCCACACCGGCCCTGGAGATCCGAGGCTCGACGGCGGCCCCGCTCACAGACTGATCGCGTACGCCTTGCGCAGCGTCTCGTGCACCGTCCACGTCGTACGGTCGCCCTCGCGCAGTACGGCCATGTCCCCGGGCCCCACCTTCAGCGTCGGCCCGCCCTCGACCTCGACGGTGGCCGACCCGCTGATCACGACGAACAGCTCGTCGGCCTCGGTGTCGGTGACCACGCCGGGCGTGATCTGCCAGATGCCCCGCACCTGACGCCCGTCCGCCGACTCCCAGACGACCTTTCCGGTCACCTCGGGTGTTCCGGAGACGATCTGCTCCGGGGCGAGCGGCTCGGGTTCGAGCTCGGCGTCGGGGATGTGCAGTACGAAGCTGTGCGTCATGCGGCGACCCTAGCCCGCGCTCCGCGCTCCGTCCGACCCTGCGCTCAATATGGCAGACAAAATTGTTGACAATTATGTTTGGCTAGATTTACGTTCGACAGGCACTCACTCAGGGAGGGCACATGCCGAACGAAGCCCGTCCGGGCACCGGGGAGCAGGCCAAACAGCGCGCGCTCGCGCAGCTGCGGCAGGCGATCCTGCACGGCGAGATGGCACCGGCGCAGCGGTTGGTGGAGAACGAACTCGCCGAGCAGTTCGGGGTGACACGGGCCAGCATCCGCGCCGCACTGATCGATCTGGAGGCTCAGGGCCTGGTCGAGCGGATCCGCAACCGCGGTTCACGGGTGCGGGTGGTGAGCGTGGAGGAAGCGGTCGCCATCACCGAGTGCCGCATGGTCCTGGAGGCGCTCTGCGCGGCCAAGGCCGCCGTCGCGGCCGACGACGAGCAGCTGACGCTGCTGGCGGACCTGGGCACGGCGATGACCAAGGCCGTGGCCGACGGCGAGCCGATGACCTACTCCGAGCTCAACCAGGAACTGCACGCCAGGATCCGGGAGTTCTCCGGCCAGCGGACGGCCGTGGAACTGCTGGAGCGGCTCAACGCACAACTGGTGCGCCACCGCTTCCAGTTGGCGCTGCGGCCGGGACGCCCGCAGCACTCCCTGAGCGAGCATCTTGCCATGATCGAGGCGATCACGGCCAGGGACCCGCAGGCGGCCGAGGCTGCCGTCCGCGCCCACCTCACCAGCGTGATCAAGGCGCTGCGCGACTGATCCGTACGAGTCGCTGCGCGGCTGAGTCGCAGGGGGCGGGCGCACACCTGTCACTCAAGGAGAACCTGTAATGACGCATGCCGATGCGCCCTCCCCCACTCCCGGCTTCGCTCGAGCGGGGGGACCCCCATCGCCACCACGCTCCACCCTCGTGATCACCGCGCATGCCGGGGACTTCGTGTGGCGGGCGGGCGGAGCCATCGCACTGGCCGCTTCCCGGGGCGAGAAGGTCACCATCGCCTGCCTGACCTACGGCGAGCGCGGCGAGTCCGCCAAGGCCTGGCGCGAGGGCAAGAAGCTGGAGGAGATCAAAGCGATACGCCGGGACGAGGCCGAGCGTGCCGCCGCCACCCTAGGCGCCGAGGTCCGCTTCTTCGACGCCGGCGACTACCCGCTGATCGCCACCGACGAGCTGACCGACCAGCTCGTCCCCGTCTACCGCGAGACCCAGCCCGACCTGGGCGCCCGGCCCACCGAGCAGATCCAGCTCGACTCCGGGAAGATCGCGGCCCGTTGACTGACCTTCACCGACAAGTCGTACGACGTCGTCTACACCTCGGACTGGACCGGTTCCGCCGGCCGGCTGCACCACATCGCCTTCGCGACCGACAGCCGCGAGGACATCCTGCGCGCCGCCGACCTCGCCATCGACAGCGGCGTGTTCATCGAGACGGGCCCCCACAAGCACGCCATCCAGCAGACGTTCTTCCTGTACGTCTACGAGCCCGGCGGCAACCGCATCGAGCTGTGCAACCCGCTCACCCGACTCGTGCTGGCCCCCGACTGGCCGCTGATCACCTGGACCGAGGACGAGCGGGCCAAGGGGCAGGCGTGGGGTCTGAAGACGATCGAGTCCTTTGAGATTGTTGACAAAACTGTTGACTCTCTTGGGATCGGCTCCTTAGCGTCTGGCGCACAGACGCACGAGAGGAAAACAAGGATGTCCTCCCCCCTCCCCGACCGCTCGCGTCGGCAGACTGGCCGTACTCGCCGTCGGCCTGTGCTGGCTGGCCGTCCTCTTCGACGGCCTGGACATGTTCATCTACGGCTCGGTGCTGCCCCACATGCTGGCGGAAAAGGCCCTCGGCCTGACCCCCGACCAGGCGGGTGACCTGGGCAGTTACGCCACCTTCGGCATGCTGGTCGGCGCCCTGACCGCGGGGACGGTCGCCGACCGGATCGGCCGCAAGAAGCTGATGGTCGCCTGCGTCGCGCTCTTCTCCCTGGCCTGTGGGCTGTGCGCGACGGCGGGCAGCGTCGATGTGTTCGGTCTCGGCCGCACGCTCGCCGGCCTCGGCCTCGGCGGTCTGCTGCCCACCGCGATCAGCATGGTCTCCGACTTCGCCCCGCGCGGCCGCGGCGCCCTCACCATCGGCATGCTGATGACCGCCCACCACACGGGCGGCATCCTCTCCGCCTACGTCGCCCTGTGGGTCGTCGAACCCCTCGGTTGGCGGGCCGCGTTCTGGTTCTGCGTGCTTCCGCTGCTCTTCGTGCCGGTCCTGGCCAGGTTCCTGCCCGAGTCGTTGAGCTTCCTGGTCGCCAGGGGCCGCGGCGAGGAGGGCGGCGAGCTGGCCCGGCGCTACGAGGTCGAGCTGCCCGCCGCCCCGGCCGGCAAGCAGGCCGCCGCCGACCGCCGGCACTCCCTGGCCAACCTCTTCCGGGGTGGCGAGTGGACCCAGACCCTGCTGTACTGGCTGGCCTCCTTCGGCGGTCTGCTCCTCGTCTGCGGCGTCGCCACCTGGCTGCTCACCCTGATGCGCGGCGAGGGTTACAACCTCGGCTCGGCGCTGACCTTCGTGCTCCTGTTCAACCTCGGCGGCATCGTCGGCATGCTGGTCGCCGGACGCGCCTCCGACCGGTTCGGCGCCCCGCGGATCTCGGCGATCTGGTTCGCGCTGACCGCCGCCGGAGTCTTCCTGCTCAGCGTCCACATGCCGC contains the following coding sequences:
- a CDS encoding ATP-binding cassette domain-containing protein; translation: MTTEKTGTHGAVLQDKAPEKDAPIVELRGAGKSYGNIRALHGVDLKVFPSQVTCVLGDNGAGKSTLIKIISGLHQHTEGEFLVDNDPVRFSTPREALDRGIATVYQDLAVVPLMPVWRNFFLGSEMTKGPWPIRRLDIEKMKKTADEELRNMGIVLDDLEQPIGTLSGGQRQCVAIARAVYFGARVLILDEPTAALGVKQSGVVLKYIAAAREKGLGVIFITHNPHHAYMVGDHFSVLRLGTMELSASRAEVSLEELTNHMAGGTELAALKHELSQVRGVDVEELPEAGDLTATVASSEGKS
- a CDS encoding sugar phosphate isomerase/epimerase family protein — translated: MPPVLDRIRVGSAPDSWGVWFPDDPVQVPWERFLDEVAEAGYPWIELGPYGYLPTDPARLTDEVNKRDLKVSAGTVFTGLHRGPSVWESTWAHVSQVAALTQAMGAKHLVVIPSFWRDDKTAEILEPPELTGEQWAHLTKGMERLGHEVKEAYGLDIVVHPHADTHIDTEAHVERFLDSTDSDLVNLCLDTGHYAYCGGDSVKLIETYGERIGYLHLKQVDPEILADVVKNEIPFGPAVQRGVMCEPPAGVPELGPVLEAAQKLNVDLFAIVEQDMYPCEPDKPLPIAVRTRKFLRSCGA
- a CDS encoding Gfo/Idh/MocA family protein, translating into MTQRPHTLGVAVIGTGKMGADHVRRIQEVTSGARVTAVVDVDAERAKSVAARVDGCTAHTDPAAAMAAGDVDAVIVASPGPAHEAALLTAFEHDLPVLCEKPLTPDAASALRVLEAEQKLGHRRVQVGFMRRYDAEYMKLKSLLETGQLGRPLMLHNRHRNVASPPGWTSEMLINDSVTHEMDVTRWLLGHEITAVTVLTPTPSDNAPDGIRDPQFVVFETDGGAIVDVEIYVNCGFGYQVQAEVVCERGTARVGDGHALVTNAAGRWGGIIAQDYIERFADAYDREVQAWVDATRRGEVTGPTVWDGYTVAAVCEAGVRALEEGGRVPVDLVDRPALYQG
- a CDS encoding Gfo/Idh/MocA family protein, encoding MSDSGREPLRIGVLGAARITELSLVGPARTTGHRLVAVAARDRSRAEAFADEHDVERVVDSYADLLADPEVEVVYNPLANGLHGPWNLAALAAGKHVLSEKPSASNAEEAAEVLQAAAKAGTVFMEAFHYLFHPVTRRLHEILESGELGELQRVETLVAIPAPDDSDPRWSLTLAGGAVMDLGCYSLHAVRMLAPWAGGAPRLVSARGGERAGAPGVDEWLDADLEFPGGATASARCHMAYGELEMSCRIVGSRGEAFAPNFVLPHRDDRVVVRTADGERTERLGTRSSYTYQLEAFAAHIRRDAPLALDADDALATMSLIDESYRAAGFEPRPRTAL
- a CDS encoding Gfo/Idh/MocA family oxidoreductase, producing the protein MRIGILGLGRIGAFHAETLSGLDAVDSLVVTDPFADAAKAAAERFGAEVVDSPEALLAAGVDGIVVAAATDAHPALILAGVEAGIPVFCEKPVARTMAEGVEVLKAVQGKGVPIQIGYNRRFDTGFVNARAAVQSGELGKLHTVRSTTLDPAPPPAGYIAASGGIFRDCSVHDFDIIRWVTGREVTEVYAVGGNKGADYIKEAGDADTTGAILTLDDGTIAVVSNSRHNARGYDVRMEIHGFTDSIAVGLEDKLPLRSVEPGVTFPAGTPHDFFMDRFTAAYRAELTAFTEVVAGTRPSPCTIEDALEAGWIADACTLSLHEHRPVTIEEVRQA
- a CDS encoding SDR family oxidoreductase, with protein sequence MGLLDDKVVLVNGGSQGVGAAIARAAVRAGAVVAVTGRRTEPGEALVAELTADGGKAMFVRADLADAEQAKASVAEVVDAYGRIDCLVNSAGLTSRGTLLDTTPELFDQHIAINLKAPFFAMQAAVSDMVARGDPGTIVNIITSSAHGGQPFLAPYVSAKAGLIGLTRNAAHAHRWDRIRINGLNIGWTATEGEDATQKTFHGAADDWREQAAAKLPMGKLGQPDEIADFVVFLLSDRSGVVTGSVIDWDQNVLGGLD